From Chryseotalea sp. WA131a:
GGCTACCTCCACGTGGTTGCGACCAAATTGCCGCTGTTGGTTGGCCAAGGCTTTTTCAATGTTTTCTTCTGCTTTGTCATAATCGCCAATGGCATAGTCGATATCGCCCAGCAGCTTCAATGGCACTGCAGTTTTAGACGACTTTTCACCGTATACGTTCAGTGCTATTTGATACGCCCGATGCGCCACTTTATCGGCCTCGGTGTAGTCTCCTTTAGCTAATATCAGCCGGCCTTTATTCACCAGCGGCTCCACCAAACGAAGGGAACTTACCCCGTAGAGTTTTTCGTATTCGGGTATCAGTTTATTCAACAACTTTTCTGCCCGGTTGTAATCGCCCAGTAAAATCAATAAAGAAGTAAGCTCTTTGGCGGTGGCAAGTTCATCAATGCCCACATTGTTGTCCGATTTGGCGATCATCCGACTGGTTTGTGCCAGGCTTTCTTTCGCATCATCAAACAACCCGCGCAGGCCTTGCAAAATGGCACGCGTTTCCAATACTTCAATCCAATGCAATTCGCGGTTTTCGCCCGGGCTATCTTTGTCCCTTACTATTTTTAGTGCCTCTTCTACTTTCTTCGAAGCCTTTTCAAATTCTCCCAGTTTAATTTGAATTCTTGCTACGTTGTTGAGTTGTGTGGCATACGCCACATCTTTGTTGTCGTATTTTACACGCGCTACTTGGATGGATTTTTCCAACACCGAATCGGCCTTGGCGTATTGATCTGTAAGTTCGTAAAGGCTGCCAATATGATTTAGAATCTCGAGAATATCTTGGTGTTGACTGCCAATTTGTGGTGCCACTATTTTTACAAAACTCTGCTCGTAAATCTCTAGTGCTTCAGGAATTTTGTTGGTGTAATCCAGGTAATGGTTCGCCAATTTTATTTTTGCTAAATGTGATTCAGGCGCTTCTTCGCCATACAGGTTGTTTTTAATTTCAATGATGGATTTCAAATAACTTTCTGCATTTGAATAGCGCTTTTCGTACAGTGCCAGTTGGGATAAGAATTCAAGTGTATTCACCATTACCGCGCCTGGCAGTAACTTGGAGTTAGCAAGCAAGGCATCCGCATCTTTCTTCAAACTTTTAACTTTGTCGTCCGTCAGTTTTGCCTCCAGCTCAATGGCATCAAACCGCAAGGGGTAAAAACTTCCTTTACTGAAGTGTTTGTTGATTACCTTGAGGTATTCTACTTTTGTCTTCACATAGTTGGCGCCTCCTTCTTTGATCAGCTCTTTCAGGTGTTCCTCATAAATATCCACCGCTAAATAGTGCGAAAGTTTGTATTGGCTGACTAGGTTGTTGACAATGCGGCTAAAGTCGAGGCTTTTTGGTAGCGACACGTTTCCATTTTCCTTCAGCATTTTTGCATTGTAAAATTGGTTGCGAACGTACGCCACGCTCGACTGGCCTAAATTTTTAGTTGCCCACGAAGCCACAAAGGCAAAAGCAGAATCGGCACTTCTTAATTTACCTTGGCGAGCATAACAACGGCCCAGTAGTGTAACTACACGGCAATAGTCGTCATAGCGCTTGGCCAATTCTTCCTCTGGCAATTTGCGGCTTTTCAAATTTCCTTTATCATCTACATACGTTTCTTGCTTTACCGCACGGCCAGCAAAATAAACGGAGTTATCGATGAGCAGCTCAGAGGCTTGCACATAAAAACCCTGGCCCTGCAACACTTCAGCTTGGGCTACCTCCCACTGGGCTTTTATGTCTTCGTTAAAAAAATCACCTTTGGTAAAAATATCTTTGGCCTCGGCTAAATGCTGTTTGGCCACCACGAAGGAACCATAGCGCGTATAAAGCGCTGCTGCTTCTAGCAGTACCATACCGTGATTTTTGCTGCTTTCTGAATTTACTGCAATGCTGGTGGCAATAGCTGTTTTTAGATCTTTTTCAAAATCATACATGCCGGATGCTAGGTCGCACTTGGCGATCATCAGGTGATAGGCAACCAGATAAGGGTTATTATTCCCCAGCTTTTTAAACGATTTATTCTTGAACTTCTCTAAAGACGATAGTGCCTTTTTATAGGCGCCCACTTGGTAAGCGGCCTCAATAGCGGCCATGGTTTTATCGTATTTTGGCTGGGCTTGCACCGAAAGTGAAAAAACCAAGATGACGGGCAGAATGATTTTTTTCATAAACCAGAGTTTGGTGAATTAAAAGTAATGATTTTTACCAATACAAGTCAGTACACAAGTAGACCAGCTATTTTTAGAACTTGTTTACATGGCGATAAACGCTGCTTAACGTTCAATCTTCCTCACCCGCTCAGTCAAAGATTCTACCATTTTGTTCAGCCTGTTAATTTCATTTTTGATATGTTCCAGTTCACTGTAGTTTTTAGCTAAACTATTAGCGTTGGTTTTGTAAATTAAATCAGCTTGATTTATTAATTCTGATGCGCTCAAATCGAAGACATTGGCAATTGCCTCAATTCGAGAAATACTAATGTCGCTCTCTCCACGCTCAATTTTGGCAAATGCCGAAGCGGTGATTTTTATTTCGCTTGCAACATTCGACTGCGTCAGTCCCTTCGCAGCTCTCAAAATCCTTATTTGTGTGCCTAAATTCTTCAAAAATGTCTTCATGCTACAAATTTAGTAATCCAAGGTGCAAATTCTGTTTTTAAAATGACAGAACACACAAGAAGAAACTTCGTTGACCGAACAGGCAAATTGAATAAACCTAAGCGATAAGTAACAGACTTAAAAAAAACTGGAGTAGAAGAGCGGTAATAGTTAAGTAAATCAATTTATGAAACAGATACTATTCTTTGTTTGCCTTTTACTTGCCGCACACTGCCAAGCGCAAGAGCCAAACCGGCAGCAAAATCAGGAAATCAGGAAGAGTATCACTTTTTACGGTATCGTGCCAAGCTTTCAATTTTCACAAAGCAGTGGCTTAAATCAGTCGCTATCTGGCACTGGTTACCCTTCCATCCCAAACTCCCAGTTTTTCTGGGGGTTTGGTTTTACTTACACTGCCAAACGATTTTTTTTTGGTTGCGATTTGTCGCTCAACTTACAGACCAGATCAAATGATGCTTTCAGTTTAAAACGGCAATCAAACATTACAAACTTGCAGTTCGGTTACCGGATAATAGAGTGGGGTAATACCTCTTTAGCGCCTTTTGTTGGGATAGGTCTTACCGACAGCCGTGTGATCCTGTCGCGCAACACAACCTCCAATACCCTGAGTAATTTTTTGACACAGGGCGGTAATGCCACTGACATTAACCACACACAAGAGGGGCTGATTTTTGGTCTAAGTTTAGATTCTAATCGTCTTTACAAAAACGAAAGCCCATTAATAGCCTCGTTCCGTGTGGGGTACATGTGGGCCATGTATCCGTACGAATGGCAAGCACCGTTTGGCCAATTGCAAAATGCACCAGTAGACAAGCTAAGTCATTTTTTCATCCAAATGAGGATTGGAGCGATGCTAAACTGGGACGATTGGGATTGAAATTTGTGAGGGCAACGCTGCACTTTTGGTTTTTTAAAATTATCCCAGAAGTTTTTCCAATATCTCCTTCGCAGCTTGTGTTACGGGCGTGCCCGGGCCAAAGATGCCACTCACACCACACTGAAGTAAAAAGTCGTAATCTTTTTCGGGGATCACACCGCCTGCCACCACCAAAATATCGGGCCGGCCAATTTCTTTGAGCGCGTTTATCAACTCGGGCACTAATGTTTTATGCCCCGCGGCCAAGCTGCTGGCACCCACCACGTGCACATCATTTTCGGCCGCTTGTTTGGCTACTTCTTCAGGCGTTTGAAACAACGGCCCAATGTCCACATCAAAACCCAAGTCTGCAAAGCCTGTGGCGATTACTTTCGCACCACGGTCGTGGCCATCTTGCCCCATTTTGGCAACCAATATTCGCGGACGTCTACCATCCAGTTCTGCAAATTTATCGGAGAGCTGCCGCACTGCGTTTAATTCATCTTGGTCTTTCATCTCACTTGAATATACACCAGAAATAGATTGAATGTTTGCTTTGTAACGTCCAAAAGACTTTTCCATCGCCATCGAAATTTCACCCAAGGTGGCACGTGCGCGCCCCGCCACTACTGCCAACTCCAACAAATTTCCCTCTCCACTGGCGGCTGCTTTTTCAATCGCTTGCAATGCTGCGGTTACTTCTGCTGCGTTGCGGTCGCGTTTCACTTGTTCGAGGCGTGCAATTTGTTCTGAGCGTACGGCTGTGTTGTCAATATCCAAAATGTCGAAATCTGGTTTTTCATCGGTGCGGTACTGATTCACACCTACAATCACATCTTTGCCCGAATCAATCCGCGCTTGCTTGGCAGCTGCGGCTTCTTCAATGCGCAACTTGGGCAATCCACTTTCAATGGCTTTGGTCATACCGCCCAATTTTTCTACCTCCTCAATCAATGCCCATGCTTTTTCAATCAATTGCTCGGTAAGGTGCTCTATATAGTAAGAGCCGCCAAGTGGATCCACCACTTTGGTGATGCCTGTATCTTTTTGCAAATACAATTGTGTGTTGCGTGCAATCCTTGCGGAGAAATCAGTCGGAAGGGCAATCGCCT
This genomic window contains:
- a CDS encoding CHAT domain-containing protein; its protein translation is MKKIILPVILVFSLSVQAQPKYDKTMAAIEAAYQVGAYKKALSSLEKFKNKSFKKLGNNNPYLVAYHLMIAKCDLASGMYDFEKDLKTAIATSIAVNSESSKNHGMVLLEAAALYTRYGSFVVAKQHLAEAKDIFTKGDFFNEDIKAQWEVAQAEVLQGQGFYVQASELLIDNSVYFAGRAVKQETYVDDKGNLKSRKLPEEELAKRYDDYCRVVTLLGRCYARQGKLRSADSAFAFVASWATKNLGQSSVAYVRNQFYNAKMLKENGNVSLPKSLDFSRIVNNLVSQYKLSHYLAVDIYEEHLKELIKEGGANYVKTKVEYLKVINKHFSKGSFYPLRFDAIELEAKLTDDKVKSLKKDADALLANSKLLPGAVMVNTLEFLSQLALYEKRYSNAESYLKSIIEIKNNLYGEEAPESHLAKIKLANHYLDYTNKIPEALEIYEQSFVKIVAPQIGSQHQDILEILNHIGSLYELTDQYAKADSVLEKSIQVARVKYDNKDVAYATQLNNVARIQIKLGEFEKASKKVEEALKIVRDKDSPGENRELHWIEVLETRAILQGLRGLFDDAKESLAQTSRMIAKSDNNVGIDELATAKELTSLLILLGDYNRAEKLLNKLIPEYEKLYGVSSLRLVEPLVNKGRLILAKGDYTEADKVAHRAYQIALNVYGEKSSKTAVPLKLLGDIDYAIGDYDKAEENIEKALANQQRQFGRNHVEVAKLLAQLSLIKFYKGEDFSAVEKMMQEAQKIMGERLGLDNPQYADILKNVAIINIGAKKYNTAFTSLTQAEGIWRAKTGSKGNVNSAAIYTLTGDVFYQIKNYKKSEEFYNQARDIYEKYFNRTHPEYVKILSKQAKVYYMQKDFKKAKKNIEEALNDYENFIKKYFPALSEREKTKFWNTIKSDFEFYNTLAFGNLDDFKDLTGKVYNYQLLTKALLLSSSIKIRERILNSSDENLKKIYSEWLTKKEFLTNALSMSTEQLTLNAIDLPSLNNEVEKLEATLSEKSELFGQSFENKKITYENVQKSIAKNEVAIEMVRYRHFDHNFTDSVIYVALYVKNDDARPKVVELPEGHRMENRFFKYYRNCITGQVPDAYSYKVFWEPIAKAIGINTTIFISPDGVYNQLNLEAIPTPDGKYIIDNANIVIISNSKDLYIRKVKSKGGLPSNTATMFGNPSFYMTASNSNRVAALPGTEKEVNELQDLLNQKGWKTFEYMDKSASEERVKEQESPKIFHIATHGFYSPTVDEDDAKKLTRSEAQLSESPLMKCGLLLRGAGDVLDKTNFNYNIESGILTAYEAMSLNLDKTDLVVLSACETGLGDISNGEGVYGLQRAFLVAGAKVLIMSMFKVDDAATQKLVLTFYKKWLTTNNMRQSFVDAKKELRVEYPDPIYWGAFMMIGIE
- a CDS encoding helix-turn-helix transcriptional regulator, translating into MKTFLKNLGTQIRILRAAKGLTQSNVASEIKITASAFAKIERGESDISISRIEAIANVFDLSASELINQADLIYKTNANSLAKNYSELEHIKNEINRLNKMVESLTERVRKIER